From the genome of Cognaticolwellia beringensis, one region includes:
- the pgl gene encoding 6-phosphogluconolactonase, whose product MFKINEFEQRQLLDESLADKVAELLTAAVESKGKASIAVSGGSTPKGFFEALSKKKLAWQAITITLADERWVDIKSSDSNTKLVHENLLQNEAVNANFFHLKQGDIFSEDTLADLNLAANQQLLPLDVLILGMGEDGHTASLFPCSDEITQCLAQDSDALIKVTPKTAPYQRISFSFAALAQSKHTFLHISGASKKQVLATAIAGQDCREMPIRAFLQAPDVNTQIYWAL is encoded by the coding sequence ATGTTTAAAATTAATGAATTCGAACAACGTCAATTATTAGACGAATCATTGGCAGATAAAGTCGCTGAACTATTAACTGCTGCTGTTGAAAGCAAAGGTAAAGCGAGCATTGCTGTTTCGGGTGGTTCAACACCCAAAGGTTTTTTTGAAGCTTTGTCGAAAAAGAAATTAGCATGGCAGGCGATTACCATTACTTTAGCGGATGAACGCTGGGTTGATATTAAATCTAGCGATAGTAATACCAAGCTAGTACATGAAAACCTATTACAAAATGAAGCGGTAAATGCTAATTTTTTTCATCTAAAGCAGGGGGATATTTTTAGTGAAGATACTTTAGCTGATTTAAACCTAGCAGCAAATCAGCAGTTACTACCTTTAGATGTACTAATTTTAGGTATGGGTGAAGATGGCCATACCGCTTCGTTATTCCCATGCAGTGATGAAATAACCCAGTGTCTTGCTCAAGATAGTGATGCACTGATAAAAGTTACACCAAAAACGGCGCCATACCAGCGAATCAGTTTTAGCTTTGCAGCTTTAGCGCAAAGCAAGCATACTTTTTTACACATAAGCGGTGCGAGTAAAAAGCAAGTGTTAGCAACCGCTATTGCCGGACAAGATTGTCGAGAAATGCCGATCAGAGCATTTTTACAAGCGCCAGACGTTAATACACAAATTTATTGGGCACTATAA
- a CDS encoding MurR/RpiR family transcriptional regulator, whose protein sequence is MNILEKIANELDTFSKSERKVAEVILSSPGTVIHASIAALAKQANISEPTVNRFCRRLDTKGYPDFKLHLAQSLANGTPYVNRHVDENDSAEEYTSKIFESTMANLELARKSLDTATINRSVDLLTQANKISFFGLGASAVVAHDAQNKFFRFNVPVVYFDDILMQRMSAINSRQGDVVVVISHTGRTKSLVDVASLARENDATVIGITTAGTPLAKECNFVLSVDVAEDTDLYMPMASRIAQLTLIDCLATGFTLRRGTKFRDNLKKVKDSLRSSRFERKD, encoded by the coding sequence ATGAATATATTAGAAAAAATCGCCAACGAGTTAGATACTTTCAGTAAATCTGAACGTAAAGTGGCAGAAGTTATATTATCATCACCGGGTACTGTTATACATGCCAGTATTGCCGCCTTGGCAAAACAAGCTAATATAAGTGAACCAACAGTTAACCGTTTTTGTCGTCGACTTGACACTAAAGGTTATCCTGACTTTAAACTCCATTTAGCGCAAAGTCTTGCCAATGGTACACCTTATGTTAATCGCCATGTAGACGAAAATGATTCGGCTGAAGAATATACTTCAAAAATTTTCGAATCAACCATGGCTAATCTCGAATTAGCCCGTAAGAGTTTAGACACGGCAACCATCAATCGCTCAGTAGACCTTTTAACTCAAGCCAATAAAATTTCTTTTTTCGGCTTAGGTGCTTCTGCTGTTGTTGCACACGACGCACAAAATAAATTTTTTCGTTTTAACGTCCCCGTGGTTTATTTCGATGACATCTTAATGCAACGTATGAGTGCTATAAATAGTCGACAAGGTGATGTTGTTGTTGTTATTTCACACACGGGTAGAACAAAATCTTTGGTTGATGTAGCAAGTTTAGCGCGTGAAAACGACGCGACTGTAATAGGTATAACAACCGCCGGCACTCCACTGGCGAAAGAATGTAACTTTGTCTTATCAGTAGATGTTGCAGAAGATACAGATTTATATATGCCGATGGCATCGCGCATTGCGCAGTTGACCTTAATTGATTGTTTAGCAACAGGGTTTACGTTACGCCGTGGCACAAAATTCAGAGACAATTTGAAGAAAGTTAAAGATAGTTTACGTAGCTCACGCTTTGAACGTAAAGACTAA
- the edd gene encoding phosphogluconate dehydratase, whose protein sequence is MNKNILRITQRIIDRSKASRAAYLDKIAGEKSTTVHRASLSCGNLAHGFAACGSDDKNTLRGVNHSDVAIVSAYNDMLSAHQPYQTYPEIIKAAVKETGGVAQFAGGVPAMCDGVTQGQPGMDLSLMSRDVIAMSTAVALSHNMFDGALMLGICDKIVPGLMIASMTFGHLPTVFVPAGPMPSGLPNKDKARVRQQYAKGEVGKEELLEAESASYHSAGTCTFFGTANSNQLVVEVMGLHLPGASFIAPNTQLREELTKAAARQVTRLTQQSGNYMPIGKMVDERSIVNAIVALLATGGSTNLTMHIIAFAKAAGIIINFQDFNDLSDAVPLLTRIYPNGHADINQFQEAGGMALLFKELIDAGLVHEDVETICGRGLTRYTQRPVLEDGKLVWIDGATSSGDDEIIATVEKPFSSHGGLQVMKGNLGISVLKTSSLREGSFVIKAPAVVFEDQHELDIAFNAGELEKDFIAVVRFQGPKARGMPELHKLTPPLGVLQDKGFKVALVTDGRMSGASGKVPAAIHLCPEALDGGLISKIKTGDMILLDGETGELTLLVEESELAKRENATFEVNGHHQGMGRELFGFMRRNLSSAETGACSLFDENFQGGL, encoded by the coding sequence ATGAATAAAAATATTTTACGCATCACACAACGCATTATTGACAGAAGTAAAGCAAGCCGTGCAGCTTACCTTGATAAAATAGCGGGTGAAAAATCAACGACAGTGCATCGCGCTAGCTTATCTTGCGGTAACTTAGCTCATGGTTTTGCCGCTTGTGGTTCAGATGACAAAAATACATTACGTGGTGTTAATCACTCTGATGTCGCCATTGTCTCCGCTTACAATGATATGCTTTCAGCGCATCAACCATACCAAACGTATCCTGAAATTATTAAAGCAGCAGTTAAAGAGACCGGTGGTGTAGCGCAATTTGCTGGTGGTGTGCCGGCAATGTGTGACGGTGTTACCCAAGGACAACCAGGCATGGATTTAAGTCTGATGAGCCGTGATGTTATTGCGATGTCGACGGCTGTTGCTCTGTCGCATAACATGTTTGACGGTGCATTAATGCTAGGCATTTGCGATAAAATAGTCCCTGGCTTGATGATCGCCAGTATGACCTTCGGCCATTTACCAACAGTTTTTGTACCTGCAGGCCCAATGCCATCAGGCTTGCCGAATAAAGATAAAGCACGTGTTCGTCAACAGTACGCTAAAGGTGAAGTTGGCAAGGAAGAATTATTAGAAGCAGAATCTGCGTCTTATCACAGCGCGGGTACTTGTACTTTCTTCGGTACGGCAAACTCAAATCAATTAGTAGTTGAAGTGATGGGGTTACATCTACCAGGTGCTTCTTTTATCGCACCCAATACACAATTACGCGAAGAATTGACCAAAGCCGCAGCCCGCCAAGTTACTCGTTTGACTCAGCAATCGGGCAATTATATGCCGATAGGTAAAATGGTTGATGAACGTTCAATTGTTAATGCCATTGTTGCTTTGCTAGCAACCGGTGGTTCAACAAATTTAACCATGCATATCATCGCCTTTGCTAAAGCAGCAGGTATTATTATTAACTTCCAAGATTTTAATGATTTATCTGACGCTGTGCCATTACTTACGCGCATTTACCCGAATGGTCATGCTGACATTAACCAATTTCAAGAAGCGGGTGGCATGGCATTGCTATTCAAAGAACTTATTGATGCTGGTTTGGTACATGAAGATGTTGAAACTATTTGTGGCCGCGGCTTAACGCGCTATACCCAACGTCCTGTATTGGAAGATGGTAAATTAGTCTGGATTGACGGTGCAACTAGCTCAGGCGACGACGAAATAATTGCCACTGTTGAAAAACCGTTCAGTAGCCATGGCGGCTTACAAGTCATGAAAGGCAACTTAGGTATTTCAGTGTTGAAAACCTCATCACTTCGCGAAGGTAGTTTTGTTATTAAAGCACCTGCTGTTGTTTTTGAAGATCAACATGAACTTGATATTGCTTTTAACGCGGGTGAGTTAGAAAAAGACTTTATCGCGGTTGTGCGTTTCCAAGGCCCGAAAGCCCGTGGCATGCCTGAACTACATAAGTTAACGCCACCGTTAGGCGTTTTACAGGACAAAGGCTTTAAAGTCGCGTTAGTTACCGACGGAAGAATGTCTGGCGCTTCTGGTAAAGTTCCAGCGGCTATTCATTTGTGCCCTGAAGCATTAGATGGCGGCTTAATTTCAAAAATTAAAACCGGCGATATGATCTTACTTGATGGTGAGACAGGCGAGCTAACGTTGTTAGTAGAAGAAAGTGAACTAGCAAAACGTGAAAATGCCACTTTTGAAGTTAATGGTCATCATCAAGGTATGGGTCGTGAACTGTTTGGTTTTATGCGTCGTAATTTAAGCTCTGCTGAAACGGGTGCATGTTCACTATTTGATGAGAATTTTCAAGGCGGGCTATAA
- the zwf gene encoding glucose-6-phosphate dehydrogenase: MKNIDYPLASEIVIFGALGDLSRRKLLPSLYQLELAGLLSDDTRIIAVARNELTLDEFTKQIDESLKEFISEDLDAATVTKFLSRLVYQQLDFKDIKAYSELAKTLSSVEGARVYYYSTPPAIFGDISEGLKSAKLIEAADRVVMEKPIGHCLESSKVINDQVSRYFKEKQIYRIDHYLGKETVLNLLVLRFANSLFTNNWDRNCIDHVQITVAECVGIEGRWGFYDEAGQMRDMVQNHLLQVLSLLAMEPPADLSADSIRDEKLKVIKALKPITLQNVKEKTVRGQYADGYLNGVAVPGYLNEEGAKANSTTETFVAIKAEIDNWRWAGVPFYLRTGKRMPQKHSEIVVHFKQQAHNIFKESYAELPSNKLTIRLQPDEGVELEMMNKIPGIASQMQIHENKLDLSFSKTYDNQRVVGAYERLLLEVIKGDQSLFVRRDEVEAAWKWADSIIEAWQSTNSAPKPYAAGSWGPVSSISLIARDDRQWVE; this comes from the coding sequence ATGAAAAACATAGATTACCCTTTAGCAAGTGAAATTGTTATTTTTGGTGCGCTGGGAGACTTGTCTCGTCGCAAACTTTTACCTTCTTTATATCAATTAGAACTTGCGGGATTGTTGAGTGATGACACTCGTATTATTGCTGTTGCTCGAAACGAACTTACACTTGATGAATTTACTAAACAAATAGATGAAAGCTTAAAGGAATTCATTTCTGAAGATTTAGATGCTGCAACGGTAACGAAATTTTTATCGAGACTGGTTTATCAACAACTCGATTTTAAAGATATTAAAGCCTATAGCGAACTTGCTAAAACCCTATCGTCAGTAGAGGGCGCGCGCGTCTACTATTACTCAACACCACCTGCTATTTTTGGTGATATTAGTGAAGGCTTAAAATCAGCCAAGTTAATTGAGGCTGCTGACCGAGTGGTGATGGAAAAGCCTATCGGACATTGCTTAGAATCATCAAAAGTCATTAACGATCAAGTATCTCGCTACTTTAAAGAAAAACAAATTTATCGAATTGATCATTACTTAGGTAAAGAAACTGTTTTAAACCTGTTAGTGTTACGTTTTGCTAATAGTTTATTCACCAACAACTGGGATCGTAACTGTATCGATCATGTGCAAATAACTGTTGCAGAGTGTGTTGGTATTGAAGGGCGTTGGGGCTTTTACGATGAAGCAGGCCAAATGCGCGATATGGTACAAAACCATTTGTTACAAGTGCTTTCACTACTCGCTATGGAACCTCCAGCAGACCTAAGTGCTGATAGTATTCGAGATGAAAAATTAAAAGTTATAAAAGCGCTTAAGCCTATTACCCTTCAGAACGTTAAAGAAAAAACGGTACGTGGCCAATATGCCGATGGTTATTTAAATGGTGTTGCCGTGCCTGGTTATTTGAATGAAGAGGGCGCTAAAGCCAATAGTACAACGGAAACTTTTGTCGCAATTAAGGCTGAAATAGACAACTGGCGTTGGGCAGGTGTTCCATTTTACTTGCGTACAGGTAAACGTATGCCACAAAAGCATAGTGAAATAGTCGTACATTTTAAGCAGCAAGCTCATAATATATTTAAAGAAAGTTATGCGGAATTACCATCAAATAAATTAACTATTCGTTTGCAACCAGACGAAGGTGTTGAGCTTGAAATGATGAATAAAATTCCTGGCATTGCGTCACAAATGCAGATCCATGAAAACAAGTTAGATTTAAGTTTTTCAAAAACTTATGACAACCAGCGTGTTGTAGGTGCTTATGAACGCTTATTACTTGAAGTGATTAAAGGCGATCAATCATTATTCGTTCGTCGTGATGAAGTAGAAGCAGCATGGAAGTGGGCTGACAGTATTATTGAAGCATGGCAATCAACTAATAGTGCACCTAAACCTTATGCCGCAGGTTCATGGGGACCTGTTTCATCAATTTCTTTAATTGCGCGTGATGACCGCCAGTGGGTAGAGTAA
- the gndA gene encoding NADP-dependent phosphogluconate dehydrogenase has product MIQNNSVCDIGFIGLGVMGKNLVLNLADNGFSIAAFDLDISKVEGVIEQDKAESGLSTARVIGCTSYTELLSRLKPPHLIVLSVPAGAPVDQVCENLIGAGIQPDDIVIDTGNSLWVDTVAREKKYKNNFILFSSAVSGGEVGARFGPALMPSGSPYAWTRIKPIWEAIAAKVDDATGKPIERTKPGDIVTEGEPCAAYIGPAGAGHYVKMVHNGIEYADMQIICEAYQMLRDGLALSSDEIADIFALWNKGPLESYLMEISVEVLRHRVGEDQTPLVDLILDKAGQKGTGLWTAVSSLELGTPAPTIAQAVYARSISSFKDLRVKASTILSGPELITLDKNEKQAFIAQLHDAIYSAKICAYAQGFQLMKLAEKEHDWQLNFASIAKIWRAGCIIRAAFLQSITEAFERNPELDNLLLDDFFAKQLSKHQMNWRKSVSNSALMGIPTGAISSALSYYDSIRCAVLPANLLQAQRDFFGAHTFERIDKSTGKKYHVNWSTPTRDMVEIG; this is encoded by the coding sequence ATGATACAGAACAACAGCGTATGCGATATTGGCTTTATAGGCTTAGGCGTAATGGGCAAGAATTTAGTGCTTAACTTAGCTGACAATGGCTTTAGTATCGCCGCTTTTGATCTTGATATTAGTAAAGTTGAAGGTGTTATTGAGCAAGATAAAGCTGAAAGTGGCTTATCTACTGCTCGTGTAATAGGTTGTACTTCTTATACAGAATTACTTTCTCGCTTAAAACCTCCGCACCTTATTGTGTTGTCAGTTCCTGCAGGTGCTCCAGTCGATCAAGTATGTGAAAACTTGATCGGTGCTGGGATTCAACCTGATGATATTGTAATTGATACTGGCAATAGCTTGTGGGTTGATACTGTTGCGCGTGAGAAAAAATATAAAAATAACTTTATTCTATTCTCATCAGCCGTTTCAGGTGGTGAAGTAGGGGCAAGATTTGGCCCCGCATTAATGCCGAGTGGCTCTCCGTATGCGTGGACAAGAATAAAGCCTATCTGGGAAGCAATTGCCGCCAAGGTAGATGATGCAACCGGTAAACCGATAGAACGTACGAAGCCAGGTGATATTGTGACAGAAGGGGAACCCTGTGCGGCATACATTGGTCCTGCAGGTGCTGGACATTATGTGAAAATGGTACACAACGGTATCGAATATGCGGATATGCAAATTATTTGTGAAGCATATCAAATGCTGCGAGATGGTCTAGCTTTAAGCAGTGATGAAATTGCTGATATTTTCGCCTTGTGGAATAAAGGACCATTAGAAAGTTATTTAATGGAAATATCAGTTGAAGTTTTACGCCATCGCGTTGGCGAAGATCAAACACCATTAGTTGATTTGATCTTAGACAAAGCGGGTCAAAAAGGTACAGGGCTTTGGACTGCGGTCAGTAGCTTAGAGTTAGGTACACCCGCACCAACTATCGCGCAAGCTGTTTATGCTCGTTCTATTTCATCATTTAAAGACTTACGTGTTAAAGCTTCTACTATATTGTCGGGTCCAGAATTAATCACGCTTGATAAAAATGAAAAACAGGCGTTTATAGCGCAACTTCATGATGCTATTTATAGCGCCAAAATATGTGCCTATGCCCAAGGCTTTCAATTAATGAAGCTCGCTGAAAAAGAACACGATTGGCAGCTTAACTTTGCCAGCATTGCAAAAATTTGGCGTGCTGGTTGCATTATTCGTGCAGCGTTTCTTCAGTCTATAACTGAAGCATTTGAGCGTAACCCTGAGTTAGATAACTTATTATTAGACGATTTCTTTGCTAAGCAATTAAGTAAGCACCAAATGAACTGGCGAAAGTCAGTGTCAAACTCTGCCTTAATGGGGATACCAACGGGGGCTATTTCTTCTGCATTATCATATTATGACTCTATTCGATGTGCCGTGCTGCCAGCAAATTTATTGCAAGCTCAGCGAGATTTTTTTGGTGCGCATACCTTTGAGCGTATCGATAAAAGCACGGGTAAAAAGTATCATGTTAATTGGTCAACACCAACGCGTGATATGGTCGAAATTGGCTAG
- a CDS encoding glucokinase — protein sequence MPQSEINIIADIGGTNMRVAQIDAQGNIANITIYACAEHDSLAVVLTDFITRQHLVGKKINACLAIACPVDKDLIVMTNLPWQFSQTQLKSQLQLNELVLINDFTAIAHAIPHLGADQKVQIGVGDVIANKPISICGAGTGLGVANLIPLGSIWHSLSGEGGHVDFAPVDKQEIAILQFLSKKYDRVSCEQLLSGLGIEQIYQALSYAKHGEATVLPAKEIAEKALSGGCPLCVETLAQFCRILGSFAGNLALTLGSYGGVYIAGGIVPRFIEFFASSEFRKRFEAKGRLSSFNQPIPTFVVTEEQPGLLGASAYLDQYMSEKSKANHINQTTNTTRY from the coding sequence ATGCCGCAAAGTGAAATAAACATTATTGCTGATATTGGCGGTACCAATATGCGCGTTGCTCAAATCGACGCGCAAGGAAACATTGCTAATATAACCATTTATGCATGTGCAGAACACGATAGCTTGGCTGTGGTATTAACAGACTTTATTACTCGCCAACACTTGGTGGGTAAAAAAATAAATGCCTGTTTAGCTATTGCTTGCCCGGTAGATAAAGATCTTATTGTGATGACGAATCTACCTTGGCAGTTTTCGCAGACACAATTAAAGTCACAATTACAACTTAATGAACTGGTGTTAATTAACGACTTTACTGCTATTGCTCATGCCATTCCACATTTAGGTGCTGATCAAAAAGTTCAAATAGGCGTTGGCGATGTTATAGCAAACAAACCTATTTCTATTTGTGGTGCTGGCACTGGTTTAGGTGTAGCAAACTTAATACCTTTAGGTTCTATCTGGCATAGTTTAAGTGGTGAGGGTGGTCATGTAGATTTTGCACCGGTTGATAAACAAGAGATTGCCATTTTACAATTCCTGTCAAAAAAATATGACCGTGTTTCTTGTGAGCAATTATTGTCAGGTTTAGGCATTGAACAAATATATCAAGCCTTAAGTTATGCAAAACACGGCGAAGCAACCGTGCTGCCAGCCAAAGAAATAGCTGAAAAAGCCTTATCAGGCGGTTGCCCCTTGTGTGTGGAAACCTTAGCACAATTCTGCCGTATTCTAGGGAGTTTCGCTGGTAACCTAGCTTTAACCCTTGGCAGCTATGGCGGGGTTTATATCGCTGGCGGCATTGTTCCTCGTTTTATCGAATTCTTTGCAAGCAGTGAGTTTAGAAAAAGATTTGAAGCTAAGGGACGGTTATCTAGTTTTAATCAACCTATCCCAACATTTGTCGTTACTGAAGAACAACCTGGCTTACTTGGCGCATCAGCCTATCTTGATCAATATATGTCAGAAAAAAGTAAAGCTAATCACATAAACCAAACAACTAACACTACGAGGTATTAA
- a CDS encoding glyceraldehyde-3-phosphate dehydrogenase, with product MTSHLEEQYQTSWQERQTFAENMQPITGQLFRNKGIEISIYGRPLVNASAIDIIKAHRSVALHEENKLRLRESFPFLQALAEMDLAPARIDVGKLAYRYLFKGEANGLSIEQFLEKELASIISKGSDIQETKDVVLYGFGRIGRLLARLLIERAGPNAKLNLRAIVIRPGKEDDLEKRASLLRRDSVHGAFNGSITIDKENNVIKANGAFIKIIYAKSPSEIDYTAYGINNALVVDNTGIWSDEEGLGQHLQSKGVAKVLLTAPAKGDIKNIVFGVNDDMILADDKIISAASCTTNAITPVLKALNDEFGIRNGHVETVHSYTNDQNLIDNYHPAPRRGRSAPLNMVISTTGAAKAVAKALPELKGLLTGNAIRVPTPNVSMAIMNLNLKKETDKAALNDYLRKISLNSKLQNQVDYTASTEIVSTDLVGSRYAGVVDSQATIVDGDRAVLYVWYDNEFGYSCQVVRVMLAMADINVPTLPLI from the coding sequence ATGACTTCTCATCTTGAGGAACAATATCAAACTAGTTGGCAAGAGCGCCAAACGTTCGCTGAAAACATGCAGCCGATCACCGGGCAATTATTTAGAAATAAAGGAATCGAAATTTCTATTTATGGCCGTCCACTAGTTAATGCTTCTGCTATCGACATTATTAAAGCCCATAGATCTGTGGCTTTACACGAAGAAAATAAATTGCGTTTACGCGAAAGTTTCCCATTTTTACAAGCGTTGGCAGAAATGGATTTAGCGCCTGCCCGTATTGACGTTGGTAAATTAGCTTATCGTTATTTATTCAAAGGTGAAGCTAATGGTTTGTCAATTGAACAATTTTTAGAAAAAGAATTAGCGTCAATTATCTCTAAAGGCAGCGACATCCAAGAAACTAAAGACGTTGTACTTTACGGCTTTGGTCGCATAGGTCGTTTATTAGCACGTTTATTGATTGAACGTGCTGGCCCCAATGCTAAATTAAACTTACGTGCGATTGTTATCCGTCCAGGTAAAGAAGATGATTTAGAAAAACGTGCCAGTTTACTGCGTCGTGATTCAGTCCATGGTGCTTTTAATGGCAGTATTACTATTGATAAAGAAAACAATGTTATTAAAGCAAATGGCGCTTTTATAAAAATTATTTATGCTAAATCACCATCAGAAATTGATTACACCGCTTACGGTATTAACAATGCGCTGGTTGTAGATAACACAGGTATTTGGAGTGATGAAGAAGGTTTAGGTCAGCATCTACAATCTAAAGGTGTTGCTAAAGTATTACTAACAGCTCCGGCTAAAGGCGATATTAAAAACATCGTATTCGGCGTAAACGACGATATGATCTTAGCCGATGACAAAATAATTTCTGCTGCAAGTTGTACTACGAACGCTATTACACCGGTGCTTAAAGCATTAAATGATGAGTTTGGTATTCGTAACGGTCATGTTGAAACTGTTCATTCATATACTAACGACCAAAACTTAATTGATAACTACCATCCTGCGCCACGTCGCGGCCGCAGTGCGCCACTAAATATGGTAATCAGTACTACGGGTGCTGCTAAAGCTGTAGCCAAAGCGCTGCCTGAATTGAAAGGGTTGTTAACTGGTAATGCTATTCGCGTCCCTACGCCAAATGTTTCAATGGCTATCATGAACTTGAATTTGAAAAAAGAGACTGACAAAGCAGCATTAAATGACTACTTGCGTAAAATTTCTTTAAACTCCAAGTTACAAAACCAAGTAGATTACACAGCATCTACTGAAATTGTATCGACTGACTTAGTGGGTTCACGTTACGCAGGTGTTGTTGACTCACAAGCAACAATTGTTGACGGTGATCGCGCGGTACTTTACGTATGGTACGACAATGAGTTTGGCTACAGTTGTCAGGTTGTTCGTGTGATGCTAGCAATGGCCGATATTAATGTGCCAACATTGCCCTTAATATAA
- a CDS encoding bifunctional 4-hydroxy-2-oxoglutarate aldolase/2-dehydro-3-deoxy-phosphogluconate aldolase: protein MTLSNKWQIQPSDLFAMGPIVPVLVIKDVKDAIPIAEALLAADIKVLEVTLRTPAALEVISIIAKHLPEAVIGAGTVTNRDLLQQSYDAGAKFAISPGLTKDLLQAGKEGNLALIPGISSISELMDGIDLGYDHLKFFPAEASGGVKALQSIGGPFPDIKFCPTGGINLNNVRDYLALPNVVCCGGSWLVSDEIIKQGNWQEITRLAKQALAHVK from the coding sequence ATGACTTTATCAAATAAATGGCAAATTCAGCCATCAGATCTATTTGCAATGGGCCCTATAGTTCCCGTTTTAGTGATAAAAGATGTTAAAGATGCGATACCAATAGCAGAAGCCTTGCTAGCTGCTGACATAAAAGTATTAGAAGTGACATTACGCACACCTGCTGCTTTAGAAGTGATCAGTATCATTGCAAAACATTTGCCAGAAGCTGTTATTGGCGCGGGTACGGTAACCAATCGCGATTTGTTGCAACAGTCTTATGATGCAGGGGCAAAATTTGCAATCAGCCCAGGTTTAACAAAAGATTTATTACAAGCAGGTAAAGAAGGTAACTTAGCGTTAATTCCTGGTATTTCATCTATTTCAGAATTAATGGATGGTATAGACTTAGGTTACGATCACCTTAAGTTCTTCCCTGCAGAAGCATCAGGCGGAGTTAAAGCACTTCAGTCAATTGGTGGACCATTTCCAGATATTAAATTTTGCCCAACCGGTGGTATCAATTTAAATAACGTAAGAGACTATTTAGCATTACCTAATGTGGTATGTTGTGGTGGCTCTTGGTTAGTGTCTGATGAAATTATTAAACAAGGTAATTGGCAAGAAATTACCCGCTTAGCAAAACAAGCTCTAGCGCATGTAAAATAA
- the gap gene encoding type I glyceraldehyde-3-phosphate dehydrogenase, translating into MTIRVGINGFGRIGRFVFREAFARADVEVVAINDLIDVDYIAYMLKYDSTHGRFNGTVEVVNGHLVVNGKNVRVTAERNPLDLKWNEAEVDVVVESTGLFLTDESARKHLAAGAKKVVLSAPSKDDTPMFVMGVNHTEYAGQDIVSNASCTTNCLAPIAKVLNDNWGIKDGLMTTVHATTATQKTVDSPSAKDWRGGRGAGQNIIPSSTGAAKAVGKVIPALNGKLTGMAFRVPTPNVSVVDLTVNLEKPASYKEICDAMKAASEGQLKGILGYTEDAVVSNDFIGERCTSVFDAEAGIALTDTFVKVVSWYDNEIGYSNKILDLATYISKQ; encoded by the coding sequence ATGACAATTAGAGTAGGGATCAACGGGTTTGGCCGCATTGGTCGATTCGTATTTAGAGAAGCATTTGCCAGAGCAGATGTTGAAGTAGTCGCTATTAACGACTTAATTGACGTAGATTATATCGCCTACATGCTTAAGTATGACTCTACTCATGGTCGATTTAACGGCACTGTTGAGGTTGTTAATGGTCATTTAGTTGTCAATGGTAAAAATGTTCGAGTTACCGCTGAGCGTAATCCACTTGATCTAAAGTGGAATGAAGCTGAGGTTGACGTTGTTGTTGAATCAACAGGACTATTTTTAACTGATGAAAGCGCACGTAAACATCTTGCTGCTGGCGCTAAAAAGGTTGTACTTTCAGCTCCTTCTAAAGACGATACCCCAATGTTTGTTATGGGTGTTAACCATACTGAATATGCAGGACAAGACATTGTTTCAAACGCGTCTTGTACTACAAACTGTTTAGCACCAATTGCTAAAGTGTTAAATGATAACTGGGGCATTAAAGATGGTTTAATGACCACAGTTCATGCGACTACAGCAACACAAAAAACCGTCGATAGCCCATCAGCTAAAGATTGGCGCGGTGGTCGTGGTGCTGGCCAAAACATCATCCCTTCATCAACAGGTGCTGCAAAGGCTGTTGGTAAAGTTATACCTGCACTTAATGGTAAGTTAACTGGCATGGCATTTCGTGTCCCAACACCTAATGTTTCAGTGGTTGATTTAACTGTAAACTTAGAAAAACCTGCCAGTTATAAAGAAATTTGTGATGCAATGAAAGCCGCGTCAGAAGGCCAATTAAAAGGTATCCTAGGCTACACTGAAGATGCCGTAGTTTCTAATGACTTTATCGGCGAAAGATGTACTTCAGTATTTGATGCTGAAGCAGGTATAGCGTTGACAGACACCTTCGTGAAAGTAGTTTCTTGGTATGACAATGAAATTGGTTATTCGAATAAAATTTTAGACTTAGCTACTTATATTTCTAAGCAATAA